A window from Candidatus Ozemobacteraceae bacterium encodes these proteins:
- a CDS encoding aspartate kinase, translated as MFQPGEILVQKFGGSSMAGPERINRVAERIAEQARAGKRVAVVVSAMGDTTDDLITLLRGISSDPDPRELDQLMATGEIVSCSMAACALQKFGVRAKSYNAFNLRIRTDGRFGSAEIRSFERLPELASFLEPGSVAIVAGFQGINDAGDLVTLGRGGSDITAVALARDLGQKVCEKYTDEDGIYTADPRIIPTARKVWHLNYAEMETLARYGNGILHPRSIAYARESSIRIHVRSSFSREEGSVVGPDGDPAIPVKSMAADRKQSVMMIDGVRGSGDIAGIGTGPDGFSVTAREWRSFDGIRGSLRVGFRTADSFDAIPWLWQEADRRSAEEVRFSARVTFLTLAGTGLVGDDRHAVRLRQRLDEIGIVPHLVEQDGCRMTVVVDSDQAGEAMNRLHDALIGS; from the coding sequence ATGTTCCAACCCGGAGAAATTCTCGTTCAGAAATTCGGCGGTTCCTCGATGGCCGGCCCCGAGCGAATCAACCGGGTCGCAGAACGCATCGCCGAGCAGGCCAGGGCAGGAAAGCGCGTTGCGGTGGTCGTTTCCGCCATGGGAGACACGACCGACGATCTCATCACCCTTCTTCGCGGCATTTCCTCCGACCCCGATCCCCGGGAACTCGACCAGTTGATGGCGACGGGCGAGATCGTGAGCTGTTCGATGGCCGCTTGCGCTCTTCAGAAGTTCGGCGTCAGGGCGAAATCATACAACGCGTTCAACCTTCGCATCCGCACCGACGGCCGATTCGGATCGGCGGAAATACGTTCGTTCGAGCGGCTTCCGGAGCTCGCTTCATTTCTCGAACCCGGATCGGTGGCAATCGTCGCCGGTTTTCAGGGAATCAACGATGCCGGCGACCTCGTGACGCTTGGCCGGGGCGGGTCTGACATCACGGCGGTCGCTCTCGCGCGCGATCTCGGACAGAAGGTGTGCGAAAAATATACCGACGAAGACGGCATCTACACGGCTGACCCGCGGATCATTCCGACGGCCAGAAAAGTCTGGCACCTGAATTATGCCGAGATGGAGACGCTGGCCCGGTACGGGAACGGAATCCTGCATCCGCGATCGATTGCCTACGCCCGGGAGTCATCGATCAGAATCCACGTCCGATCGAGCTTTTCCCGCGAGGAGGGAAGCGTCGTCGGCCCGGACGGAGACCCGGCGATTCCCGTCAAAAGCATGGCTGCCGACAGAAAACAGTCGGTCATGATGATCGACGGCGTTCGCGGCTCTGGCGACATTGCGGGCATCGGAACCGGTCCCGACGGGTTTTCCGTGACCGCGCGGGAATGGCGGAGTTTCGACGGTATCCGGGGAAGCCTGCGGGTCGGCTTCCGGACTGCGGATTCGTTCGATGCCATTCCCTGGTTGTGGCAGGAGGCCGACAGGCGATCGGCCGAGGAGGTCAGGTTCAGCGCCCGCGTCACGTTTCTGACGCTGGCGGGAACGGGGCTGGTCGGGGACGACCGGCATGCTGTGAGACTCCGGCAGCGACTCGACGAGATCGGCATCGTTCCGCACCTGGTCGAGCAGGATGGCTGCCGCATGACCGTCGTCGTCGACTCGGACCAGGCGGGCGAAGCCATGAACCGGTTGCACGATGCGCTGATCGGTTCGTGA
- the murA gene encoding UDP-N-acetylglucosamine 1-carboxyvinyltransferase, whose amino-acid sequence MARILIDGGRPLRGTVSIGGAKNAALPIMAATLLCDESVTLQNVPHLNDVTTMEKVLQALGARTNWLDRGTLSVDCGAGVKEEAPYELVKAMRASFFVMGPLLSRLRRARIPLPGGCAIGARPVNIHLKGFEALGATVSIEGGCAVAVADKLVGARIVLDFPSVGATENLMMAATFAEGMTSIENAAQEPEIDDLAGFLNAMGARIEGAGSPTIRIEGVTKLRSATYPVIPDRIDGGTFMVLGAMCGGPITVQNVVPAHQQAVIAKLREMGATVEVGTNSVTVSSDGRLKPVEVKTLPFPGFPTDMQAQFMAAMCLANGTSLISETVFENRFMHVAELARMGANLTIRDRTVMVGGVEKLSGAPVAASDLRAGAALVLAGVMAEGRTEISNVYHIDRGYEDLVGRVRSLGASIERVEDNGNGK is encoded by the coding sequence ATGGCTCGGATACTCATCGACGGCGGACGCCCGCTGCGCGGCACTGTATCGATCGGAGGGGCGAAAAATGCGGCCCTCCCGATCATGGCCGCCACGCTTCTGTGCGACGAATCCGTCACGCTGCAGAACGTTCCACACCTCAACGACGTCACGACCATGGAAAAAGTGCTTCAGGCGCTGGGTGCCCGCACGAACTGGCTGGACCGCGGCACGCTGAGCGTCGATTGCGGTGCGGGCGTGAAGGAGGAGGCGCCATACGAGCTCGTGAAAGCGATGCGCGCCAGCTTCTTCGTCATGGGTCCCCTGCTCAGCCGTCTGCGACGCGCCCGCATTCCCCTGCCGGGCGGTTGCGCGATCGGTGCGCGGCCGGTCAACATTCATCTCAAGGGGTTCGAAGCGCTGGGCGCGACCGTTTCCATCGAAGGCGGCTGCGCGGTTGCCGTCGCCGACAAACTGGTCGGGGCGAGAATCGTGCTCGACTTCCCGTCGGTTGGGGCGACCGAGAACCTGATGATGGCCGCCACCTTCGCCGAAGGCATGACCAGCATCGAGAACGCCGCCCAGGAGCCGGAAATCGACGATCTCGCCGGCTTTCTGAACGCGATGGGCGCGAGAATAGAGGGCGCGGGATCGCCGACGATCCGCATCGAAGGCGTAACAAAGTTGAGATCGGCCACGTACCCGGTCATTCCCGACCGCATCGACGGCGGCACGTTCATGGTGCTGGGGGCGATGTGCGGTGGCCCGATCACGGTGCAGAACGTGGTTCCGGCGCATCAGCAGGCCGTCATCGCGAAACTCCGCGAGATGGGCGCCACCGTCGAGGTGGGAACGAACAGCGTCACGGTGAGCAGCGACGGCCGGTTGAAGCCCGTCGAGGTCAAGACGCTCCCGTTCCCGGGGTTTCCGACCGACATGCAGGCCCAGTTCATGGCCGCCATGTGTCTCGCGAACGGCACGTCGCTGATCTCGGAAACGGTGTTCGAGAACCGGTTCATGCACGTGGCCGAGCTCGCCCGTATGGGGGCGAACCTGACGATCCGCGATCGGACCGTCATGGTCGGCGGGGTCGAAAAGCTGAGCGGTGCCCCCGTCGCCGCATCCGACCTGCGGGCCGGTGCCGCGCTCGTGCTGGCTGGCGTCATGGCCGAGGGGCGGACGGAGATCAGCAACGTGTATCACATCGACCGCGGATACGAGGACCTGGTCGGGCGCGTGCGTTCGCTGGGCGCGTCGATCGAGCGGGTAGAAGACAACGGAAACGGAAAGTGA
- the upp gene encoding uracil phosphoribosyltransferase gives MSNLVVVDHPLIKHKMTFLRSKFTDVHMFRELMRELSMLLAYEATHTIPVEETYCETPLMKTKGYMISGQLIALVPILRAGLGMVEGLLSFMPMAKVGHIGLYRDHETLQPVEYYCKLPTNIADMDVFVLDPMLATGGSTVKAIEIVKEKGAKRIRFMCIVSCPEGIATLQKAHPDVDIYTCTVDEKLNEHGYILPGLGDAGDRLYGTK, from the coding sequence ATGAGCAATCTCGTCGTTGTCGATCATCCGCTGATCAAACACAAGATGACCTTCCTGCGCTCGAAGTTCACCGACGTCCACATGTTCCGCGAACTGATGCGGGAACTGTCGATGCTGCTGGCCTACGAGGCGACCCATACGATCCCGGTCGAGGAAACCTACTGCGAAACGCCCCTCATGAAGACGAAGGGCTACATGATCTCCGGCCAGCTCATCGCCCTTGTTCCCATTCTTCGGGCCGGTCTGGGGATGGTCGAAGGCCTGCTCAGCTTCATGCCGATGGCCAAGGTCGGTCATATCGGTCTGTATCGCGATCACGAGACACTCCAACCGGTCGAATACTACTGCAAACTGCCGACCAACATCGCCGATATGGACGTGTTCGTCCTCGATCCCATGCTCGCCACGGGCGGCTCGACCGTGAAGGCGATCGAGATCGTCAAGGAGAAAGGCGCAAAGCGTATCCGGTTCATGTGCATCGTGTCCTGCCCCGAGGGCATCGCGACCCTCCAGAAGGCGCATCCGGACGTCGATATCTACACCTGCACGGTGGATGAAAAGCTGAACGAGCACGGATACATCCTTCCGGGTCTCGGCGACGCGGGAGACAGATTGTATGGCACAAAATAA
- the dnaA gene encoding chromosomal replication initiator protein DnaA: MEAVSQLWSRITGEIRTQVNEANLNIFLNSINPVGIEGETLVLEALNEVCRDWVERRYHGMIQKILQGATPPLSCIFVTRSRTTAKAAKAPVPIQPCLPAIGGPSVTITLPEKAPAEKPHAQSMLQFNGKYTFDTFIVGKSNQFAHAVCQAVASKPLGTAYNPVFIYGGVGLGKTHLMQAIGQEVLKTNPKLRVAYLSSEAFTNEFIEAVKDKKMNEFRAKYRRRDLLLIDDVQFFVGKDSVIEEFFHTFNELFQNKKQIILTSDAPPKKIQRLEERLVSRFEMGVVCDIQPPDLEMRVAILKKAAARSVIKVSDDILMYLAEGVVTNIRTLEGAFTRVVAYASVVQKPIDKDLVDQVLKEFFREQTPGKVTISWIMKRVSEYYDIPEAEMTSKRRSANLVLPRQIAMRISQMLTDSSLNQIGANFGGRDHTTVMHSCEKIRERVANDPAFAAEFERLLRWVDPQNR; the protein is encoded by the coding sequence ATGGAAGCAGTAAGTCAGTTGTGGTCGCGCATTACCGGTGAAATCCGAACCCAGGTCAACGAAGCAAACCTCAACATCTTCCTCAACTCGATCAACCCGGTCGGCATCGAGGGAGAAACCCTCGTTCTCGAGGCTCTAAACGAAGTTTGCCGAGATTGGGTCGAACGACGCTACCACGGCATGATCCAGAAAATCCTCCAGGGGGCGACCCCTCCCCTGTCGTGCATTTTCGTCACACGTTCAAGAACAACCGCGAAAGCTGCAAAAGCTCCGGTTCCCATCCAACCCTGCCTTCCCGCAATCGGCGGACCCTCCGTCACAATCACTCTTCCCGAAAAAGCCCCGGCGGAAAAGCCGCACGCCCAGTCGATGCTCCAATTCAACGGGAAATACACGTTCGACACCTTCATCGTGGGCAAGAGCAATCAATTCGCTCACGCGGTCTGTCAGGCCGTCGCGAGCAAACCGCTTGGAACCGCTTACAACCCGGTGTTCATTTACGGCGGCGTCGGTCTTGGAAAAACCCATCTGATGCAGGCCATCGGCCAGGAAGTCCTGAAAACGAATCCGAAGCTGAGAGTTGCCTACCTGTCTTCCGAAGCGTTCACCAATGAGTTCATTGAAGCCGTAAAAGACAAAAAGATGAACGAGTTCCGCGCGAAGTACCGCCGCAGAGACCTGCTTCTGATCGACGATGTGCAGTTTTTCGTCGGAAAGGACTCCGTTATCGAAGAGTTCTTCCATACGTTCAATGAGCTCTTCCAGAACAAGAAGCAGATCATCCTGACGTCCGACGCGCCGCCGAAAAAAATCCAGCGCCTGGAAGAACGTCTTGTCTCCAGGTTCGAAATGGGTGTCGTCTGCGATATTCAACCCCCTGACCTGGAAATGCGCGTCGCCATCCTGAAAAAAGCCGCCGCGCGATCCGTCATCAAAGTTTCCGACGACATTCTCATGTATCTGGCCGAAGGCGTCGTGACGAACATCAGAACGCTCGAAGGTGCTTTCACCCGGGTTGTGGCGTATGCAAGCGTCGTTCAGAAACCGATCGACAAGGATCTTGTGGACCAGGTTCTGAAGGAATTCTTCCGCGAGCAGACGCCGGGAAAGGTCACCATCTCCTGGATCATGAAACGGGTCTCCGAGTATTACGATATCCCCGAAGCCGAGATGACGAGCAAGCGGCGTTCGGCGAACCTCGTTCTACCCCGTCAGATCGCGATGCGCATTTCCCAGATGCTGACGGATTCCTCACTTAACCAGATCGGCGCGAATTTCGGCGGACGGGACCATACGACGGTGATGCACTCCTGCGAAAAAATCCGAGAGCGCGTTGCGAACGACCCTGCCTTTGCTGCCGAGTTCGAGCGGCTGCTGCGCTGGGTCGACCCGCAGAACCGGTAA
- the rpiB gene encoding ribose 5-phosphate isomerase B: MKIYTGSDHAGLALKQRLIQHLKEHGHDVADLGTESGESCDYPDFAHAVATKVTAEKGALGLLTCGSGIGMSIAANRHPGARAALCHNALEAGLSRQHNDANILVLGGRIVGEELAIHILDAFLGATFAGGRHARRVEKIERPA; this comes from the coding sequence GTGAAGATCTATACCGGGTCGGACCACGCCGGACTCGCGTTGAAACAGCGATTGATTCAGCATCTGAAGGAACACGGCCACGACGTGGCCGACCTCGGGACCGAGAGCGGGGAGTCGTGCGATTACCCGGACTTCGCCCACGCCGTCGCCACGAAGGTGACGGCCGAGAAAGGCGCCCTCGGCCTTCTCACCTGCGGCTCCGGCATCGGCATGTCGATCGCGGCGAACCGGCATCCCGGCGCGCGCGCCGCTCTCTGCCACAACGCCCTCGAGGCCGGGCTCTCGAGACAGCATAACGATGCGAATATATTGGTGCTCGGCGGCCGGATCGTCGGCGAGGAGCTGGCGATCCACATTCTCGACGCGTTTCTCGGTGCGACGTTCGCCGGCGGCCGCCACGCCCGTCGCGTGGAAAAGATCGAACGGCCGGCGTGA
- the lpdA gene encoding dihydrolipoyl dehydrogenase, whose protein sequence is MNHFDIIVIGAGPAGYPLAGAMARAGSKVAVIERDAVGGTCLNWGCIPTKALLASSKLYHQLSHARQWGLKAENIGFDWAEIMNRKETVMKTLRQGIDKMLQAAGVTIFKGTAKLLTGRRVRVETVENPVEISADRICLATGSVPAVPAGLPTDRSLFWTSDEALSANSVPESLLIVGGGVIGLEFGQVFSTFGSKVTIVEMMPQILPGLDSATAKRLLPVFKKAGIEIFTGQKVENLESENGMVSATIAGQKRTFAKAILAMGRKPNLSVLEGGEISLHMEGRFIAVNDAFETSEPGVFAVGDAIPGPMLAHKATYDALLLADLWRGRPVRRDYNAVPACVYTHPEIAWVGLSEDDARAKGLTPTVGRSLFSANGKAVAAGDADGQIKTLTDENGHLLGAVIWGPEASNLIIEPTMLTTLKIAARDARNVIHPHPTLSEAFAEAMAAASGEAVHG, encoded by the coding sequence ATGAACCATTTCGACATCATCGTCATCGGCGCCGGCCCGGCCGGTTATCCACTTGCCGGGGCCATGGCCCGCGCTGGTTCAAAAGTTGCCGTTATAGAACGAGACGCGGTCGGCGGAACCTGCCTGAACTGGGGGTGTATCCCGACCAAGGCGCTTCTCGCATCGTCAAAATTATATCATCAGCTATCTCACGCCAGACAATGGGGGTTGAAAGCCGAGAATATCGGCTTCGATTGGGCCGAGATCATGAACCGCAAGGAGACCGTGATGAAAACGCTTCGCCAGGGCATCGACAAGATGCTCCAGGCCGCCGGCGTCACGATCTTCAAGGGAACCGCGAAACTGCTCACCGGCCGCCGCGTCCGTGTGGAAACTGTGGAAAACCCCGTTGAAATCTCGGCCGACAGAATCTGCCTCGCGACCGGCTCGGTGCCTGCCGTCCCGGCGGGATTGCCGACGGATCGCAGTCTGTTCTGGACGAGCGATGAGGCGCTTTCGGCAAACTCGGTTCCGGAATCTCTCCTGATCGTGGGCGGCGGGGTCATCGGCCTCGAGTTCGGCCAGGTGTTTTCCACGTTTGGCTCGAAAGTCACGATCGTCGAAATGATGCCGCAGATCCTTCCCGGCCTCGATTCGGCGACGGCCAAACGCCTGCTGCCGGTTTTCAAGAAAGCCGGCATCGAGATATTCACCGGCCAGAAGGTCGAAAATCTCGAAAGTGAGAACGGCATGGTCTCGGCAACGATCGCGGGCCAGAAACGCACCTTCGCCAAAGCCATCCTCGCGATGGGCCGGAAGCCGAATCTTTCCGTGCTCGAGGGCGGCGAAATATCGCTGCACATGGAAGGGCGGTTCATCGCCGTCAACGACGCGTTCGAAACCAGTGAACCGGGCGTGTTCGCGGTCGGCGACGCCATTCCGGGGCCGATGCTGGCCCACAAGGCAACCTACGATGCTCTCCTTCTCGCGGACCTCTGGCGCGGCCGACCCGTCCGCCGGGATTACAACGCTGTTCCTGCTTGCGTCTATACGCATCCCGAGATCGCCTGGGTCGGCTTATCCGAAGACGACGCCCGCGCGAAGGGACTAACGCCGACCGTCGGCAGAAGCCTCTTTTCGGCGAACGGAAAAGCGGTGGCGGCCGGCGACGCCGACGGGCAGATCAAAACGTTGACGGACGAAAACGGACATCTCCTCGGCGCAGTGATTTGGGGGCCCGAGGCCAGCAATCTGATCATCGAACCAACGATGCTGACCACCTTGAAGATTGCGGCCCGCGATGCCCGGAACGTCATTCATCCGCATCCGACGCTGTCGGAAGCGTTTGCCGAAGCCATGGCGGCTGCTTCCGGAGAAGCCGTTCACGGCTGA
- the accB gene encoding acetyl-CoA carboxylase biotin carboxyl carrier protein yields the protein MAKTNKPQIGNGSPTQNPDTGLFDDVAGIIRLMGETGLAELDLEASGVKVSLRRQSTCRHTEPLSPGNSAQVVTPAFQPLQTAASHPIPAAISLAKPAPVAAPAEAEWHKIVSPMAGTFYRAPAPTAPQFVKVGDVVKIGQPVCIVEAMKLMNEIKADKAGKVVNILIENGKPVEKGTPLFHIDTGA from the coding sequence ATGGCGAAAACGAACAAACCTCAGATCGGAAATGGATCTCCAACGCAGAATCCCGATACGGGCCTTTTCGATGATGTTGCCGGCATCATTCGGCTCATGGGAGAAACGGGCCTTGCCGAGCTCGATCTCGAAGCCTCCGGAGTGAAAGTATCCCTCCGCCGGCAATCAACCTGTCGCCATACCGAACCACTTTCGCCCGGAAACAGCGCCCAAGTCGTGACTCCCGCTTTCCAACCCCTCCAAACCGCGGCGTCGCATCCCATACCCGCCGCCATCTCTCTTGCGAAACCAGCTCCTGTGGCGGCTCCGGCGGAAGCCGAGTGGCACAAAATCGTTTCGCCGATGGCCGGAACGTTTTACAGAGCTCCGGCCCCGACGGCGCCCCAATTCGTAAAAGTCGGCGACGTCGTAAAAATCGGCCAACCCGTTTGCATCGTCGAGGCGATGAAACTTATGAACGAGATCAAGGCGGACAAGGCCGGCAAGGTCGTGAATATCCTGATCGAGAACGGCAAACCCGTCGAAAAAGGCACGCCCCTGTTCCATATTGACACGGGGGCCTGA
- a CDS encoding cytidine/deoxycytidylate deaminase family protein, which yields MKKEPQALASRPSWDTYFLRIAQLVATRATCLRRTVGAVIVRDKRILATGYNGAPNGVPHCFELPGGCLREAMRIPSGQRQELCRGLHAEQNAILQASAFGVSLKGSEIYVTHQPCVTCAKMLINAGITRVVFIGSYPDELALEMLREGNIKLERIGVD from the coding sequence GTGAAGAAGGAGCCTCAGGCGCTCGCTTCCCGCCCCTCGTGGGATACGTATTTTCTCCGCATCGCCCAGCTGGTCGCGACGCGTGCCACCTGCCTGCGTCGGACGGTCGGGGCGGTCATCGTGCGCGACAAGCGCATTCTTGCCACCGGCTATAACGGCGCGCCGAACGGAGTTCCACACTGTTTCGAACTGCCGGGCGGCTGTCTCCGCGAGGCGATGCGCATCCCGTCTGGCCAGCGCCAGGAGCTGTGTCGCGGCCTCCACGCCGAGCAGAACGCGATCCTCCAGGCGTCGGCGTTCGGCGTCTCGCTGAAGGGAAGCGAGATTTACGTCACTCACCAGCCCTGCGTGACCTGCGCGAAGATGCTCATCAACGCCGGTATCACGCGGGTGGTCTTCATCGGCTCGTATCCGGACGAACTCGCGCTGGAAATGCTCCGGGAAGGCAACATCAAACTCGAAAGGATCGGAGTCGACTGA